Below is a genomic region from Microbacterium esteraromaticum.
AGGACTGGGGTGTGAGCGCCGACGTGTGGTCGGTGACGTCGTGGAGCGAGCTGCGCCACGACGGCCTCGCCGTCGACGAGCACAACTTCCTGCACCCGGAGGAGGAGCCGCAGACGGCGTACCTCACCCAGAAGCTGCAGGGCGCCGAGGGCCCGGTCGTCGCAGTCAGCGACTTCATGCACGCCGTGCAGGACCAGATCCGCCCCTGGGTGCCGAACCGGTACTACACGCTCGGCGCCGACGGCTTCGGCTTCTCGGACACCCGCGCTGCCGCCCGTCGCTTCTTCAAGATCGACGGACCGTCGATGGTCGTGCGCACCCTGCAGGCGCTCGCCGACGAGGGCAGGATCGACCGCTCGGTGATCGGCCAGGCGATCGAGAAGTACCGCCTGTTCGACGTGAACGCCGGCACCAGCGGGAACGCAGGCGGCGAGAGCTGAACCTGTGAGCAGTACCTCCCAGCAGGCCATGGACAAGGCCGCGACCCTCGCCTGGCTGCGCCGGATCTCCGGTGACATCGCGACGGTGACGATCAAGCGGCTCGAGGACACCCTGCCCTGGTACGCCGACATGCCGCCGGCCCGACGCTCCGCCGTCGGGCTGGTGGCGCAGGCCGGCATCACCTCGTTCATCCAGTGGTACGAGGATCCGACCTCGACCCCCTGGATCGCCGCCGACATCTTCGCCGCCGCCCCGCGGGAGCTGCTGCGCAGCGTCAGTCTGCAGCAGACCCTGCAGTTGATCCGCGTCACGGTCGAGGTCACCGAGGAGCGGGTCGCCGGCCGCGGCGAGGACCTGCGCGAAGCGATCCTGCTGTACTCCCGCGACGTCGCGTTCGCGTCGGCAGACGTGTACGCCCGCGCGGCTGAGGCGCGAGGGCTGTGGGATGCCAGGCTCGAGGCGCTCGTCGTCGACTCGATCCTCACGGGCGAGGCGGACGAGGAGCTGCCCAGCCGGATCGCTGCACTGGGCTGGCACGGCCACGGCGAGGTCTGCGTGATCGTCGGGACGACTCCCCCGCAGTTCGACGTCGACCTCGTGCGCCGCACGGCGAGGCGGCTGTCGGTCGACGTCCTGATCGGCGTGCAGGGCTCGAGGCTCGTGCTGGTCATCGGCCGCGCACGCGTCCCCGGCAAGGAGGAGGCGACCGAGGAGCTGCCCTTCAGCGAGATCGCTCAGCGTCTGGAGCCCTCGTTCGGCCCCGGCTACGTTGTGCTGGGGCCGCCTGTCTCGGCCCTCGTTGACGCCGGTCAGAGCGCACGCGCGGCCCTCGCGGGGTTCGCCGTCGCCCGAGCCTGGCGCAGCGCACCGCGTCCGGTGGAAGCCGACGACCTCCTGCCCGAACGCGCCCTCGCCGGCGACACGCTTGCCAAGCAGACCCTCATCGAGCGGATCTTCCGTCCGCTGCAGGCGCACTCGACCGACCTCGTCACGACCCTCTGGAGCTACCTCGACAACGGGCGCTCCCTGGAGGCCACCGCCCGAGAGCTCTTCGTGCACCCCAACACGGTTCGCTACCGCCTCAAGCGGGTGACCGAGGTGATCGGCTGGGACGCGACGGGGCCGCGCGAGGCGCTGATCCTGCAGACCGCGCTGATCCTCGGATCGATCGGCGCAGCCGAACCCGTGCGCCGCCGCGCCATCCCCCGTCGCCGCTGAGACGAAGCACCCTCCCGAAGCGCGGCGGCGAATGTACGCCACGCACAATCGATTCGTCGATTGTTGTGATGTTTCATCCACCACTAGCGCCGAATCGTTGGCAGACTGGTCTGGTGATTGTCGTCGCATCGCCCGGACAGGGTTCACAGACTCCCGGTTTCCTCGCACCCTGGCTCGAGCTGGACGGCGTCGCCGACCAGCTGGCCGCCTACTCCGAGGCTGCGGAGGTCGATCTGATCGCACACGGCACCGAGTCGGACGCCGACACGATCCGTGATACCCGCATCGCCCAGCCCCTCATCGTCGCAGCCTCGCTGGTCGCCGCCGAGCAGCTCACCCTGCGCGCCGGACGTCGCGCCGACGGCGTCGCCGGGCACTCCGTCGGCGAACTGGCGGCTCTGGTCGGGGCCGAGGTCGTCGCCGCCGGCGATGCGATGCGGCTGGTCGGCATCCGCGGTCGCGCGATGGCGGATGCCGCGGCGCAGACGCCCACCGGCATGAGCGCCGTCCTCGGAGGCGACGCCGACGAGGTCCTCGCGCTTCTCGACGAGCTCGAGCTGACTCCGGCGAACTACAACGTCGCCGGTCAGATCGTCGCCGCCGGAGCCCTTCCCGCCCTCGCCCAGCTCGCCGAGCGGGCCCCGCGCGGCGTGCGCGTCATGCCCCTGCAGGTCGCAGGCGCGTTCCACACCTCGTACATGGCGCCCGCCGTCGACACCCTGCGCTCCGCCGTGGCCGGTGTCACCCCGAGCGACCCGACCATCACCCTGTGGTCGAACCGCGACGGTGCCGCCGTCGATGCGGGCCAGGAGGCGCTCGACCGCATCGTCACGCAGGTCTCGTCGCCCGTGCGCTGGGATCTGTGCATGGAGTCATTCGCCGCTGCCGGGATCACCGGCTTCATCGAGGTCGCTCCCGCCGGAGCGCTCGTCGGCCTCGCCAAGCGGGGCCTGCGCGGCATCCCGAACGTCGCGGTGAAGACCCCCGACGACCTCGACGCAGCCGCCGAGCTGCTGAATGGAGCAGTCTCGTGAGCATTCTCAAGCAGGCCACCGGCGCCGCCCACACCCGCATCTACTCCGTCGGTGCGGCACGCGGCGAGAACGCCGTTCCC
It encodes:
- a CDS encoding ACP S-malonyltransferase — encoded protein: MIVVASPGQGSQTPGFLAPWLELDGVADQLAAYSEAAEVDLIAHGTESDADTIRDTRIAQPLIVAASLVAAEQLTLRAGRRADGVAGHSVGELAALVGAEVVAAGDAMRLVGIRGRAMADAAAQTPTGMSAVLGGDADEVLALLDELELTPANYNVAGQIVAAGALPALAQLAERAPRGVRVMPLQVAGAFHTSYMAPAVDTLRSAVAGVTPSDPTITLWSNRDGAAVDAGQEALDRIVTQVSSPVRWDLCMESFAAAGITGFIEVAPAGALVGLAKRGLRGIPNVAVKTPDDLDAAAELLNGAVS
- a CDS encoding PucR family transcriptional regulator → MDKAATLAWLRRISGDIATVTIKRLEDTLPWYADMPPARRSAVGLVAQAGITSFIQWYEDPTSTPWIAADIFAAAPRELLRSVSLQQTLQLIRVTVEVTEERVAGRGEDLREAILLYSRDVAFASADVYARAAEARGLWDARLEALVVDSILTGEADEELPSRIAALGWHGHGEVCVIVGTTPPQFDVDLVRRTARRLSVDVLIGVQGSRLVLVIGRARVPGKEEATEELPFSEIAQRLEPSFGPGYVVLGPPVSALVDAGQSARAALAGFAVARAWRSAPRPVEADDLLPERALAGDTLAKQTLIERIFRPLQAHSTDLVTTLWSYLDNGRSLEATARELFVHPNTVRYRLKRVTEVIGWDATGPREALILQTALILGSIGAAEPVRRRAIPRRR